The genomic segment GCAGCGGGATCGTTTCGTTCGTGCGTCGGGCCATGATTCTTCGCTCGTAAGCTGGTGCTCTTGGGCAACTGTTTCGGGCAGAACTATACCGCACTTATGCCAGCGTTTGCATCCGATCGCAACCTGCGCTAGTGGCAAGGTCGATTGCGGGACGCCATTGCGGCGCGCAATCGCATAGAGATTATTCTCGAGACTATTCTCAAGGAAAGCTCCGCGCGCCAGGATTGACTACGCTGAAAATTAGGTGCCACTTACTAAGCGTATTTTGCAAAGGTTATGACTATCTATCTCATTGCGGTTTTAGCCGATCGCATCCAGGCTGAAGCTGCCTCTATTGCCCTCACGGAAGCCGGACTAACCCCAGAGCGGGTTTCCATTCTCGGGAAAGGCTACAAAAGCGCGGACGAATTCGGTCTGATCGACCCCAACCAACAAGCTAAGGAGCAGATTCTGCGCATGGTCGTGTGGTTATCGCCCTTTGGCTTCGCTTCCGGTTATCTCTTCAATCTGCAAACTGGTATCCAACTTTTTGATTGGGCGGGCGTCTTGGGCAACCACATCATCGGTGGCATCTTCGGCGCGATCGCGGGAGCGATGGGTGCGATCTTTGTCGGCGGCGGCGTCGGGCTGTCAGCTGGGAGTGGCGATGCACTGCCCTATCGCAATCGCCTCAATTCCGGTAAGTACCTCATTGTGGTAGCAGGCTCGGATGCTGACCGAGCCCTTGGCACTCGCGTCTTGCGGCAATTCGAGCCCGAAAATCTGCAGGGCTACGTCGAGCTGCCCTCTGCCGGCACCCGATCGCCAAAACAATAGCTCGCAGTTGCAGAGTCCGAACCTCGCGCTGGGAGCGAACGAGCTATGTCGGCATGCTCCATGGGCTGCGATCGCGGGGAAACTTGCTAGCTAGCGCAGCCGCACGGCTGTGCCCGTTGCGGTAATCAAAAACAACACGCCTTCTCGATCGACATTGATAGTATCGGTATCGATGCGCACCCCGACGACCGCGTTACCCCCCAGGCGTTCCGCACGCTTTCCCAGTTCCTCGATCGCATTTTGCTGTCCTTTTTCAAAGAGGCGTTCGTAACTGCCCGTGCGCCCGCCAATGAAATCGCGCAATCCGGCAAACAAATCGCGCAGGGCGTTGGTGCCGTAGACGATTTCGGCCGTGACAATGCCCAGGTACTCTTCAATTTCGGCGTTTTGAAAACTATCGGTGGTAGTCACCAACATGGTGGAGCAAACCTCTTTAACGCTAGCGATCGCTAGCCTATCAGGATCGTGCTTCAGCCATTCCAGAAAAGGTCCACCGAACGTTGCATGCCAGAATCAACCTGACCGACCTGGGGAAGGAGAATTTCCAGCTCCATTTTG from the Rubidibacter lacunae KORDI 51-2 genome contains:
- a CDS encoding YbjQ family protein, with amino-acid sequence MLVTTTDSFQNAEIEEYLGIVTAEIVYGTNALRDLFAGLRDFIGGRTGSYERLFEKGQQNAIEELGKRAERLGGNAVVGVRIDTDTINVDREGVLFLITATGTAVRLR